From Equus przewalskii isolate Varuska chromosome 2, EquPr2, whole genome shotgun sequence:
GGGAAAGCAggaatatgggaactctctgttcTGTCTGCTCAACTTTTTGTAAACGTAAAACTGCTTTGAAAACATAAAggctattaattttaaaaattgtttttaaaggcaATAGAAGAAAAAGGGTAATTTCTCCCATAATCCTGACACCCAAAGATAACTACTGCTAAAACATTGTTATAAATATCCCTGGAGATTTTCTGTTCGTATATGTGCAGGCACATATACTATACACGCACTGctacttatcttttttttaataaaagtaaaatcagagAATATTAAGTATACACAAGTTGTTtataattctcacagcaaccctaaaaggttattatatccattttacagatgaagtaactgAGCTGGTAAATGGCTGAACTAGGTTCAGTTCCCAACGTATTTTACTCCAAATCCTATatactcttaaccactacacctcttTGTAAAACATAAGACCTACTTTTTGTTCtatctttatttcacattttacccCTTCCTAAGATATACCAATCTTTCACACACTATACTACGTTTGTACAGTGACCTTCACTTCATATGGTCTACATGGCCTTCCTGCAAATGTATTCCTTAACTCTGTGCACTGGTAACTTTGGATAGAATCATTGCCTGCTAAATAGGACATGGTGGTCCAGCTCCTTTTTGCTCCAAGGAGATGTAGTGAGAGGTAAACTGTGGGACTGGCATACTTTTTTGGCTTCCTGTCTCCTGAATAAAGCTCTCAAAATTCAGGTgttcaagaaaattatttcttgcATCTGAGGAGCCTGAAGGAAAAGAGGATGAGAGGAGCAGAGGCAGATGAAAAGGTGGAGAGAAGTGAATTCATGTGGGTgccaggagaaggaaagagccTCTAGTGGGTTCAGTGGAGACAGAGCTTGACCACCAAGAGGGGATGGTAGCATTCAGAAGCATTCACAGCATTGATAGCCAGTTCAACCGGTACCTGTTGTCATCAGCTGACTGTTCAGGGAACCTTTAAAGAAGATCCTGTCCCTACCCCTTTTCTCGGCACCTGTAGGGGATACTCTGAGGCTCCGAACAATCCTGGAAGCAATACAGAAGCACATCCATTCTTCCTCCCTCATCTTCAAACTGGCCCAAGATGCATTCAAGATTGCTACTCCCACAGACAGTACTACTGACAGCACCCTGCTCAACGTGGCACTAGAGCTGGGGTTACAGGTATGGAGGAATGAGCCATCCCCACTTTAGGCTTCTGGCCTAGTGACAACTGGTAGAAGATCAGATCCCGGGGGGAATGGGCATGGGCCAAGTCTagttctttctgtgtcctcagaaCACAATCTCTAGGCTAAACACAAGGTAAGAACTCTATAAATTAGGCTCTGTTTTGAAGATAAGCATTATAACTTTAGGCTCCATAGGGTCCCcatcttctccccaccccactcctatTCCTCCAAGTCAAGCAAGGTGTAGTAATAAGGACTTTATTCATTACAAGTCATCAGAAAAGCCTTCTATCTGATtagtgggaggggtggggcagaaaTTAAACTTATCTGTACTTATCAGGGGAAAGATGGCTGTTTAAAGCaccaataaatacttgttgcatAAATTAATAGcaagtggaagaggagagggggaggTTATAACAGTTATGCTTAGCCTGCTGGTATTGCCCTTTTTTTGCCCAGGTGATGAGGATGACTTTATCAACCCTTAACTGGAGGCGCCGGGAGATGGTGCGGTGGTTGGTGACATGTGCTACAGAAGTGGGTGAGTCTTCCACCTCCCTCTACCCCCAGGGGAAAACAGTTCCTAGGCCCTACTCTTGGGACAGGACAATGAATCCTTAGAGCTCTCATCTTCCTATTACTGATGGCCTAGGAAAGGATGGGGCTGCTGGTAGGAGAAGAAGACCTCTGTTCAGCCAGCCCAAGCTCTCCCCTCACTGCTTGGACCACACCCTGATGTCAGCAGCACTTTGACCCTCTGATCAGAGACCTGTCTGAGGGAATGAATTTTCAGCCACCAGTACTCAAGTGTACCCTTGGGAAGTAgttggcccagtggttaggtcCCCGTCCCTATCCATGCTTCTGAGAAACCCCACACAACTTGGAGGCTCAGGACCCCATCTAGagcccaaagccccagcacaagACTCTACCCTGAAAGGCCCCACTTCTGCTAGAACCCCCAGGCAGATCTGCGACCCTGCCTTGGGGCAGGCAAACCACAGGCTCTGCTGCTCCATCCTTGTGAGGGGCTAAGAGCACCTGCAGAGACCTTCAACCCTCTGACCTGGGGATGGAAGGGATGGGAAGAAACCCCACATGGGCTTTGGCCATCCGGGATGCTCCCCTTGCCCTGGTTTGCCTCAGATCATCTCAAGGctgatgaggaggagggagaactcATCTCTGCAGGCCAAGTTCTGACCCCAAATAGTAATCTGGGCAGACCTGGATGAGGACCCAGATGGCCACGGCTGAGCTGAGGCTCTCCCTGACAGGTGTGCGGGCCCTGGTGAGCATCTTGCAGAGCTGGTACACACTCTTCACCCCCACCGAGGCTACAAGCATTGTGGCTGCCACAGCCGTATCCCACACCACTATCCTGCGCCTCAGTCTTGACTATCCACAGCGGGAGGAGCTGGCTAGCTGTGCTCGCACACTGGCCCTGCAGTGTGCTATGAAGGATCCACAGAGCTGTGCCCTGTCAGCTCTTACACTCTGTGAGAAAGACCATATCGCCTTCGAGGCAGCCTACCAGATCGCCAttgatgctgctgctggtggcATGACCCATTCACAGCTATTCACCATCGCCCGCTACATGGAGCTCCGTGGCTACCCGCTACGTGCCTTCAAGCTGGCCTCACTGGCCATGAGCCATCTCAATTTGGCCTACAACCAGGATACCCACCCAGCCATCAATGATGTGCTCTGGGCGTGTGCCCTCAGCCACTCTCTGGGCAAGAATGAGCTGGCAGCCCTCATTCCCCTGGTGGTGAAGAGCGTGCACTGTGCCACAGTGCTTTCGGACATCCTGCGGCGCTGCACAGTGACTGCACCTGGCCTGGCTGGCATCCCAGGCCGCCGCAGCTCTGGAAAGCTCATGTCCACTGACAAAGCTCCACTGCGCCAGCTGCTGGATGCCACCATCAATGCCTATATCAACACTACACACTCACGCCTGACACACATCAGCCCTCGCCACTATGGAGAGTTCATTGAGTTTCTGAGCAAGGCTCGGGAGACCTTCCTGCTACCCCAGGATGGCCACCTGCAGTTTGCCCAATTCATCGACAACCTCAAACAAATCTACAAAGGCAAGAAgaagctgatgctgctggtgcgAGAGCGCTTTGGCTGAGGAAGCAGACAGTTCACTGCCAGGGCAGCCTGGGCTCCCAGGTGCCGTCAGGTCAGGCCAAGGACACCGAAACATTTGTCCACCCTGAGAGGACTCTGAGCACCTGTGGCTGAAGCCAAAGGACCACAGGGCTAAGCATGGGGAATGTCCACCTCTAGCCAATATGCCTGCCTTGACAAGTTCTCACAACAGCCCACtgttcctggaggagctgggcccTGCAAATTGATCAGAAACCCCACAACGTGCCACCTCATGCCCCTGTATTCTGCGTGTCCTGGGCATTGGCCCTCTCTCCCTTGGCAAACACAGAACACTGTTCCGTCTCAGGGATTGCttaaccagagaaacagaagcatttATGGTACTGTAAATACTATAGTATATGTGTTGACAATTACATTGTAAAATTGTAACTATTTATAATTCTGGTTCTAATTTGATGGGTACTTGATGTAGCTGTGGGTGGGAAGATAGGCTTGTTTTCTGAGGAGACTCCCAACCATTTCTCAGGTTTCCCTTGCAGAATATATGCCATTGGCAGTGGAAGagtgggggtggcagggagaaAAATGGCCAGTTAGAATAAATCCCAAGTCTAGTCTATGCAGAAACCCCAGCCTGCAGACAGGGCATCTGTAGCCCAGTGGTGagtgaggggcagggccaggtctGGACTTGTGCCTCACAAAGCCAGGAGGACACTGAAGCTCTTGCTCCTGTCTCATGCAGCCTGTTTAGGAGCCTCCTGAGCTCCTGAGAAGCAAGTGCAGGGAGAAAGTGAAGGTCTGGGAGGCCACTGAGCTCATAATATTCATCTACTCTGGGCACCTTTGTGTTAGAGAGTGTCTGGTTTCATCTCtaattatgtatgtgtgtgtatatatctgaaTGGCTAAGTACATATGTCTGTATGCTTAGATATATCTGTGCCTGCCTGGatgtgcacatatatatttatgtgtatccATGTCAGGTCTGTGTCTGTGTGAACACAAGTCTGTGTGCTGGACTGTGGGTTTCTCTGTGAGGGTATACACATTTGTGAACATAAAAGAATacatatctctgtgtgtgtgtgtgtgttcatgtttgTCGATGCATGTCTAGTTTGTGTGTATCTGAGCACACACGAGTGCATGTGTATAAACATGTTTGTATCTGTGTGTATGCTTGTTCTCCGCTGATCTGTCTTTATATGTGCAAGTGTGTATATTTCAACATGTAGGTGTATCTGTGAATTCCCGTTTGAGGATCTGCACGAATGtgctccttctctttctgccagaTCTCTCTTCCCCATTCCTCTCAGTCTCTCTCACCAGCTAAATATGTTCCCCATCTCTGTGCCTCCTCTATTTACCATTCTCTCACCAGACAAGCTTCTAAGCACTAGTCTCCCTCTACCCTAAGAGTGGCTCCTTCAGCTTCACAGTTCTCTTATCGCCCTGTACTCgctttcttctcctgcctttctACCTCAAGCTTCCTCTGCCTGCTTTTGTCACAGTCCCATTGGTCACTGAtttggaggctggggctggaatGCATTTGGCCTTTCCCTTTCTGACTAGGTTCTAGACCTAGTGGGCAACCTGTCTTAGCCCTGGCTGACCTCCACAGTATATCATGTTCCTGCTACCCTCCTGACCCCTATGCTCAGCCTGGAATTGTTATAGGAGGTAGCAAGGGCATTCAGAAGAGTCATTTGGATGCCAGTGTCTTGGTGTTTACTGTTTCATGTTTTAGTTCCTGAGTAGGGGGTGGGGTGTGATAGGGAAGGGGTGGTTAACTAGAGTGTGAACTAAGGacctctctattttattttcctttctttgacaAACTGTTTGTgtcactttttttgttgttgttccataCTAACCAATACGTTGTATTTGCTGTTTGTGGCTACTGAAGTCTTACTGTCCAGCCACGGGCCCCGACAACCTCTCAGCCCAATaggttggtaaaaaaaaaaaaaaagaagaagaagccaCTTCCATTTCTGGATCACGATTGCCATTTTTTAGCAAGTATGTGAACTCACAGTGCTTTTCTATGAATAAATCATGGATCACAGAAAAGATCGTTTTTCTAAAATCAGAAATTGTGTTCTCTCAATAAATGgggcccttctctctcttctgcattGCCCTGGCTGGGACAGGGAGCTGGTTGGGCCTGTAGCATAGTGGATTCCCAGTGGTCTAAGGAGATGTGAAATGACAAATGAGGGATTTCCTGCCACACCAGACCCCTCTCCAGAGTTCACAGGCACCTCAAAGCCTTGTCCCAGGAAGTAGGTACCACCATGAGGGGCAGAAACACCAAGATCCTGAAAAAACTGGAGGGTATGCTCAGAAAAGAATGCAGAGCAACCCTGAGTATATAGGGCCTTTGGGCTTCAGAGGCCTTCGCGTCTTGGTGAAGCCAGTCTAAGGGTGAGGCCAGTCTAAGGCTCTAATCCTAAGCAACCTAGCTCTGAGTTTTTATATCCTCCCCATCTTTTGGCATCACAGCTGAAGGCCTCTCAACTTCTCCCTGTGCACCTAGACTCCATTTTCTTCAATAAGCCTCTGAAGTATTCCAGCCATTTCTGTGCCCCTCTCTAATCtatcctcccctccctccccctccctccccagacacAAAGCGCTGTCACTTTGGCCTCGTATGCTATGGAAACCTCTGCAAATGTCACAGCTCCAGCTGCTAGGAAGCTCTACCCAACCCCAGGTAGCTCTGGGGCTTAGAAATCTGAGAGCAAGGAGGTGGTGAGGACCCTGACATTAAATCCTACAGTGCATATTCACTGATAGCTGAGCTCCAGTGACTTGTGGGAAGGATGCAGAAAGAGGCCCCAAGGAAGGAATAGAGGCTATGAAGGAACTGAAGATAAGGGCACAGATCTTTCACAAACAAAACCACATACCAGATTCCATCTCTGGAACTTTTATTCTCCTGAAACAACCAAACATCTGTGTTAGTGGTACTTGAGGGAAAAGGTGTATGCTCATTTCTGTCGAAGCAGACGTGAGTGTTTGTGAACAGCATCCACAAAGGCACCCACATGTTTGGGGTCCATGTCAGGGTAAAGTCCATGGCCCAGGTTGGCAATGTAGCGCTGTGGTCCAAAGTCATCCAGCATCTGCTTCACCAGCCTCCCAATTTCCTCCTGGGGGACCAACAGGGCACTGGCTACAGGCGGTGCCAGCAAGTCTCTGTGCTCTCTACACATAATAGTGGCACAGGTACATGCAGGCATGCTTCTACTCAGTGTTGTTCATTCAGTCATTAATTCAAAcaaatttattgaatgcctagtATGAGCCAGGCactaagaaaacacaaatgaacaacaacaataaaaagaaattcctgCCTTCCTAGAGCTCACATAATGTGCATGGAGTAGAGGGAAGGGACAAACAGACATAATAAAACATACACATAATAATACACGCAACCATATCCACAGCCATGGGAGTGCACAAGCTCAGACACACCTAGGACACAGGAACCCTGGTTGTTACCTCAGATGCATAAAGGGCACAGGGGTCCAGGTTGCCCTGCAAGGTCACCGTCTTCCCCACACGCTCCCTGGAAGCAGAGTTAGTGCCACATTCTGATGACTGTACATATGGCAGCTGTACCCCTTCCACCTCACCCTCCATTACTTACCGGGCTTTCTTTGGAGCCACTGTCCAGTCAAGCCCAACCACCTCATAGCCAGCCTTggccagctcctccagggcaAAATGTCCATCCTTTGCAAAGATGATCTAGGGGAAAGGGCAGAACTCTGAGGCTACAGAGGGCCTTGTTATTGGCCACTAAGCTATCAACTGCACCTCTGCTGCCCTCCTATGGTCACTTCACTCCATGCAGGACTTATCCTGCAAGTTCCACAGGCCCACTTTCACTCACTCCATCCCCATCCTTACCATGGGCACTGGTGCCAGGCCTGCCTCTTGCAGCTGGGCCTTCACTTGCTTTGCCACATCACGGATGTAAGGCAGTGCAAACTTACTGAAGAGCTGTGGGCCAAGATGCCCTGCGTGAGACTCAAAGAGCTGCAGTGCCTACGGTTAGGGGGTAGTGCAGAGAAATACATAACACACAGAAAGGAAGTATCTCAGGCCCCACACAGAGAACGTGCCTCAATTTTCCCCACATGACTTCAACCCCTGATACTGCCTAAGCCTCTAAACCCAATTCCAGTCAAAAACTTTTGCATTCTCCAGATCCCAGTGCCAGCTTTGGTCTTTGAATACATTGAGCATTAAGCCCCCCTGCCAGTACGAGGGTGGGCTTAGCTGCTCCAACCAGATCACTTCAGGCCAAACTTCTTTTGTGCCTGACATTAAGACAGCTACTTTCTCAGGTGTAGGGAACTCTGTTGCTTCTGGCCCTTACAGATTAAACCCCAGCCTACTTGTCTCTCCCTCAGGACTCACCTGGGCACCAGCAGCCACTTGTCCCACCAGATATGGGACCAGAGCATCAGTGAGGATGCGAAGCAGCCGGTGACTGGCCTGTGGTCTCTGGTAAAGCCAGCGCTTGGCCTGAGCCATGGTGCTTGAGCTGCCACCCTCAACCATGTATGTCATTAGAGTCCACTGCAAAGGATACAAAGAGAATGTCACAAGTGTAAAAGCCAGACtgacactttcttcctttgtctatACCAGACCAGCCAGAGTGATTTCTCCATGCCCAAGTCCCTGCCCTGTTCCATTACCGGGGCACCAGCAAAGCCGATCAGTGGCACACGCCCAGCCAGCCGTTGTCGAGTGAGGGTGATGGCCTGGAACACATAGCCCAGCTCAGAGGCCACTGTTGCTGGATGCTTGAGGCGCTCTAAGTCGCACTCTTCTCTCAATGGCTCTGGGAAGCTGGGCCCTTTGCCAGGCACCATGGTCACCTCCATGCCCAGTGCCTGGAGGGGGAGAAAACATCTGGATTTCCAACCTGAACTCCAGGAGGACAGGGTCTGTTCAGCCCACagtaggaaggaggaaaaggagagtaaAACTCAGCCAAACTCCATCTCTTCCAGcctgtttttccttctgtccAGTGAAGATAAGTGCTTATCTTGAGTCTTGACTGTCTCTTCCCTTTTTTACCCAGTCCAGAAAAAGGTTTGGGTACCTGGGGTACAACAAGAATATCGGAGAAGATGATGGCAGCATCCAGAGGGAAGCGATGTAACGGCTGCAGGGAATAGAAGACAGGTTAGTAAGTGGCAAGCTGAGGGCATAAATCCCTCCCTCTTTTGTGGATCTCTCACCTGCAGAGTCAGTTCACAGCAGGCCTCTGGGGAGCGACAGGTGCTGAAAAAGTCCTGGGCAGCCCGAGTTTCCCTAAACTctacagacagaagaggaaaggcaGGGCTCAGCCTTGAGGAGCTTCTAGAGCTTTCCCCTACCCCTCAAAAACTTTTCACCCTCCAGAATTTTACCTAATCCCCCAGGCCCTGATCCTGACCTGGCAAGTAGCGGCCTGCCTGCCGCATGCACCAAACGGGAGTATAGTCTGTGTCTTCTCCCCAGGCTGCTCGGAGGAATGTGTCATTCTTCAGCTCCGGAAAACCCTGGGGTCTGGAGatcaggagggggtgggggtgggtgtcaGTAAGCTaggctgggggttggggaaggTGCAGGTTCTTAAGGCGGATCCGGGACCACTATCTGCCTTCTCCAGGCCAGCTCTCAAGCCGTGGCTTCCCGCCcattctgcctcctctctgcctaTCAGGTGGTGCACGAGACTAGAAGGGGCCACACTGAGGCCTCTACCCTACCTAGTCCCAGCCTCCCCAAGCTCAAAGCCACTggagggggctgaggggaggggagacgaAAGCCCAGTAAGGATAGTTTGGAGGTCTTTGGACCAGGAAATCTCAGGTACAGGGTTACCAGTAGACTGGTTCCCGGGCTGGGAGATCCCCAGGCTGGAGGATAGCCAAAGAGGAATCAGAGTTGACAGTCCCGAAATAGGGCTCCTAGGTGAGGATTAGAAAGTCTAGGGGGCATCCCGTAAACGACGGGGGGATGCAGTCCAGCGAGGCAGTCCCTCAGGAATCCATGGTTGGAGAATTCGGGATTCCAACGACTGGGGTTCGGGTTGGGAGCTCTCTAGGCGGGGGGACGGGGATATAGGGACAGATTCCTGAGTTGGAAGACACAAGTCAGAAACCCCGCTGGCCATACCGCGTGGTGCAGAGAACTCACCCCAACCCGTTCGCCTCCATGATAAGCAGTCTGTAACTGCGAGAACGGTCCCCACTGTAATCTGAATCTGAGCCTGCCCCTTGCCCAGGCTCCGCCCCTTCCTGGAGTGAGTCAAGGCCGTCGCCATGTTGAAAGTCACATGATTAGACCCTAGTGACAGTTCCCGGGCTGCCCTGGTTGCTGCCAGTAGGACCCCACCTCTCTTCACCGTAAAGTGCGCTGTAGCGACGCGGCAACAAATACCCCAAAAAAGAACTTCGCCGTAACTACACCTTATCGTAGCATGAGGAATTTGCTCTCCTCTGATGGCCTGGGAATCCCTGAAGGTTCAGCCCAAGTCTCACTTTCACTCCCACTTTCCAGGTATCCACTGGATTATGGAACCAAGCTGTACAGGGAActgaaatcattaaatatttatcttaacTACTAAGAACCGGGCACTATAGTAGGTATGGAGGTTACAGCGGTGAGCAAGTCAGCCCCTCCCCTTAAGGAGCTAGAGACTGAGGGGAAAACAGAAATCAGCAATCACAGTGG
This genomic window contains:
- the UROD gene encoding uroporphyrinogen decarboxylase isoform X1; its protein translation is MEANGLGPQGFPELKNDTFLRAAWGEDTDYTPVWCMRQAGRYLPEFRETRAAQDFFSTCRSPEACCELTLQPLHRFPLDAAIIFSDILVVPQALGMEVTMVPGKGPSFPEPLREECDLERLKHPATVASELGYVFQAITLTRQRLAGRVPLIGFAGAPWTLMTYMVEGGSSSTMAQAKRWLYQRPQASHRLLRILTDALVPYLVGQVAAGAQALQLFESHAGHLGPQLFSKFALPYIRDVAKQVKAQLQEAGLAPVPMIIFAKDGHFALEELAKAGYEVVGLDWTVAPKKARERVGKTVTLQGNLDPCALYASEEEIGRLVKQMLDDFGPQRYIANLGHGLYPDMDPKHVGAFVDAVHKHSRLLRQK
- the UROD gene encoding uroporphyrinogen decarboxylase isoform X2 — protein: MEANGLGPQGFPELKNDTFLRAAWGEDTDYTPVWCMRQAGRYLPEFRETRAAQDFFSTCRSPEACCELTLQPLHRFPLDAAIIFSDILVVPQALGMEVTMVPGKGPSFPEPLREECDLERLKHPATVASELGYVFQAITLTRQRLAGRVPLIGFAGAPWTLMTYMVEGGSSSTMAQAKRWLYQRPQASHRLLRILTDALVPYLVGQVAAGAQIIFAKDGHFALEELAKAGYEVVGLDWTVAPKKARERVGKTVTLQGNLDPCALYASEEEIGRLVKQMLDDFGPQRYIANLGHGLYPDMDPKHVGAFVDAVHKHSRLLRQK